One stretch of Calonectris borealis chromosome 5, bCalBor7.hap1.2, whole genome shotgun sequence DNA includes these proteins:
- the GPATCH2L gene encoding G patch domain-containing protein 2-like isoform X8 — MDELVHDLASALEQTSEQHKLDELWEEMALSPRQQRRQLRKRRGRKRRSDFTHQAEHACCYSEASESSLDEAVKDCREVLTANFSDSDDMAVVKRHPALSATLRSKQHSWHESDSFTENAPCRPLRRRRKVKRVTSEVAASLQQKLRVSEWNYERGCRFKSAKKQRLSRWKENAPWTSSSHGLCESGENRPFLSKGGRKERMECEADEQKQGSDENMSECETSSVCSSSDTGLFTNDEGRQGDDEQSDWFYEGECVPGFTVPNLLPKWGADHRSEVERIDSGLDKLSDSTFLLPSRPAQRGFHARLNRLPGAAARCLRKGRRRLVGKETSMSALGTERLGHIVSDPRQKDFWLPSMGKRDRNQVSVGLPL; from the exons ATGGATGAACTGGTGCATGACTTGGCCTCAGCCTTAGAGCAGACTTCAGAACAACACAAGCTGGATGAGCTATGGGAAGAGATGGCCCTAAGCCCTCGGCAGCAGCGGCGTCAGCTTCGCAAGAGACGGGGTCGTAAACGACGCTCAGACTTCACGCATCAGGCAGAGCATGCTTGCTGCTACAGCGAGGCCTCGGAATCAAGCTTGGACGAAGCTGTCAAGGATTGCCGTGAGGTGCTGACAGCCAATTTCAGTGACTCTGATGACATGGCAGTGGTCAAACGACATCCAGCTCTCAGTGCCACCCTGAGGAGCAAGCAACACTCGTGGCATGAGTCAGACTCCTTTACAGAGAATGCGCCCTGTCGACCTCTCAGGCGCCGACGGAAGGTCAAACGTGTGACGTCAGAGGTGGCTGCCAGTCTCCAGCAAAAGCTCAGGGTGTCAGAGTGGAACTACGAGAGGGGCTGCAGGTTCAAGTCAGCCAAGAAACAGCGTCTTTCACGCTGGAAAGAAAATGCCCCTTGGACATCATCCAGTCATGGCCTTTGTGAATCAGGAGAGAACAGGCCCTTCCTCAGcaaagggggaaggaaggagcgGATGGAGTGTGAAGCTGATGAACAGAAACAGGGCTCAGATGAAAACATGTCGGAATG tGAAACCAGCAGTGTATGCAGCAGCAGTGATACTGGCCTGTTTACCAATGATGAAGGCCGCCAAG GAGATGATGAGCAAAGTGATTGGTTTTATGAAGGAGAATGTGTTCCAGGATTCACTGTCCCCAACCTTCTTCCCAAGTGGGGAGCTGACCACCGATCTGAAGTGGAGCGGATTGACTCAGGCCTGGACAAGCTCTCAGATTCCACGTTCCTTTTGCCTTCGCGGCCAGCTCAGAGAG GATTTCATGCTCGCCTGAATCGccttccaggagctgctgcccgTTGTCTCCGAAAAGGTCGGAGGAGGCTTGTTGGCAAG GAGACCTCCATGAGCGCTCTGGGCACCGAGAGGCTAGGTCATATTGTTAGTGATCCGCGCCAGAAAGA TTTTTGGTTACCATCCATGGGGAAGAGAGATCGCAACCAG GTTAGTGTAGGCCTTCCTCTCTGA
- the GPATCH2L gene encoding G patch domain-containing protein 2-like isoform X10 codes for MDELVHDLASALEQTSEQHKLDELWEEMALSPRQQRRQLRKRRGRKRRSDFTHQAEHACCYSEASESSLDEAVKDCREVLTANFSDSDDMAVVKRHPALSATLRSKQHSWHESDSFTENAPCRPLRRRRKVKRVTSEVAASLQQKLRVSEWNYERGCRFKSAKKQRLSRWKENAPWTSSSHGLCESGENRPFLSKGGRKERMECEADEQKQGSDENMSECETSSVCSSSDTGLFTNDEGRQGDDEQSDWFYEGECVPGFTVPNLLPKWGADHRSEVERIDSGLDKLSDSTFLLPSRPAQRGFHARLNRLPGAAARCLRKGRRRLVGKKEQSAGF; via the exons ATGGATGAACTGGTGCATGACTTGGCCTCAGCCTTAGAGCAGACTTCAGAACAACACAAGCTGGATGAGCTATGGGAAGAGATGGCCCTAAGCCCTCGGCAGCAGCGGCGTCAGCTTCGCAAGAGACGGGGTCGTAAACGACGCTCAGACTTCACGCATCAGGCAGAGCATGCTTGCTGCTACAGCGAGGCCTCGGAATCAAGCTTGGACGAAGCTGTCAAGGATTGCCGTGAGGTGCTGACAGCCAATTTCAGTGACTCTGATGACATGGCAGTGGTCAAACGACATCCAGCTCTCAGTGCCACCCTGAGGAGCAAGCAACACTCGTGGCATGAGTCAGACTCCTTTACAGAGAATGCGCCCTGTCGACCTCTCAGGCGCCGACGGAAGGTCAAACGTGTGACGTCAGAGGTGGCTGCCAGTCTCCAGCAAAAGCTCAGGGTGTCAGAGTGGAACTACGAGAGGGGCTGCAGGTTCAAGTCAGCCAAGAAACAGCGTCTTTCACGCTGGAAAGAAAATGCCCCTTGGACATCATCCAGTCATGGCCTTTGTGAATCAGGAGAGAACAGGCCCTTCCTCAGcaaagggggaaggaaggagcgGATGGAGTGTGAAGCTGATGAACAGAAACAGGGCTCAGATGAAAACATGTCGGAATG tGAAACCAGCAGTGTATGCAGCAGCAGTGATACTGGCCTGTTTACCAATGATGAAGGCCGCCAAG GAGATGATGAGCAAAGTGATTGGTTTTATGAAGGAGAATGTGTTCCAGGATTCACTGTCCCCAACCTTCTTCCCAAGTGGGGAGCTGACCACCGATCTGAAGTGGAGCGGATTGACTCAGGCCTGGACAAGCTCTCAGATTCCACGTTCCTTTTGCCTTCGCGGCCAGCTCAGAGAG GATTTCATGCTCGCCTGAATCGccttccaggagctgctgcccgTTGTCTCCGAAAAGGTCGGAGGAGGCTTGTTGGCAAG AAAGAACAAAGTGCCGGCTTCTGA